In the Candidatus Aminicenantes bacterium genome, one interval contains:
- the serC gene encoding 3-phosphoserine/phosphohydroxythreonine transaminase, translating to MAKKYNFYAGPAILPQDVMKKAQAELLDLAGSGLSIMEISHRSKDFEAVINGAEAKIRSLLGVPESYTIMFLQGGASLQFGMIPMNLLKGKKADYVHTGEWAKKAIKEAKLFGTVNVAASSEDKNFNYIPEKFGFSPDAQYVHITSNETIGGIQWTKFPDTNGVPKIIDMSSDIFSRKIDFSDVGLIYAGAQKNIGPAGVTLVIMRNDLIEACADGVTTMLSYKTHAKEKSLYNTPPCFAIYIIKLVMEWIEAQGGLAAVEKTNELKAKTIYDAIDNSQGYYKGTAALKDRSRMNVTFRLPSEAFEEKFVNDAKKEGFIGLKGHRSVGGCRASIYNAMNLEGVKALVRFMEKFAKENK from the coding sequence ATGGCCAAAAAGTATAATTTCTACGCCGGACCGGCGATCCTGCCCCAGGACGTGATGAAAAAGGCCCAGGCCGAGCTCCTGGACCTCGCCGGCAGCGGCCTTTCGATCATGGAGATCAGCCACCGCTCGAAGGACTTCGAGGCGGTGATCAACGGCGCCGAGGCCAAGATCCGCTCGCTTCTCGGCGTGCCGGAAAGCTACACGATCATGTTCCTGCAGGGCGGCGCCAGCCTGCAGTTCGGCATGATTCCCATGAACCTGCTGAAAGGAAAAAAGGCCGACTACGTCCATACCGGCGAGTGGGCCAAGAAGGCGATCAAGGAAGCCAAGCTGTTCGGCACGGTGAACGTCGCCGCCTCCTCCGAGGACAAGAATTTCAACTATATCCCGGAAAAGTTCGGTTTTTCCCCCGACGCCCAATACGTCCACATCACCTCCAACGAGACCATCGGCGGCATCCAGTGGACTAAGTTCCCCGATACCAACGGCGTGCCCAAGATCATCGATATGTCGTCGGACATCTTCAGCCGCAAGATCGATTTCAGCGATGTCGGCCTGATCTACGCCGGGGCCCAGAAGAACATCGGGCCGGCCGGCGTCACCCTGGTCATCATGCGCAACGACCTGATCGAGGCCTGCGCCGACGGCGTGACCACCATGCTCAGCTACAAGACCCACGCCAAGGAAAAGTCGCTCTACAACACCCCGCCATGCTTTGCCATCTACATCATCAAGCTGGTCATGGAGTGGATCGAGGCCCAGGGCGGGCTGGCCGCGGTCGAAAAAACGAACGAGCTGAAGGCCAAGACCATCTACGACGCCATCGACAACAGCCAGGGCTACTACAAGGGCACGGCGGCGCTCAAGGATCGTTCGCGCATGAACGTCACCTTCAGGCTGCCCAGCGAAGCGTTCGAGGAAAAATTCGTCAACGACGCGAAAAAAGAGGGCTTCATCGGCCTGAAGGGCCACCGCAGCGTCGGCGGCTGCCGCGCCTCCATCTACAACGCCATGAACCTGGAAGGGGTCAAAGCCCTGGTCCGTTTCATGGAAAAGTTCGCCAAGGAGAACAAGTAG